The Intrasporangium calvum DSM 43043 sequence TCAGCGCGTCTCGCGGTGCTCCGTGTGCTTGCCGCAGTTGGGGCAGAACTTGTTGAAGGCGAGCCGGTCGGGGTTGTTGCGACGGTTCTTCTTCGTGATGTAGTTGCGGTGCTTGCAGTCGGCACACGCCATGGTGATCTTGGGACGGACGTCCGTGCTCTTGCTGGCCACAACAACCTGCTCTCGAAATGACTGCGGATGAATCTGGGCTCGATGTCGCGCGCTGGGCACGCACGCGACGTCCAAGAATACGCGAGACCCGGGCGTTTCCTGAAATCGCCCGGGCCCGCGCGATGGTAGCGGGAGCGGGACTCGATCCCGCGACCTCACGATTATGAGTCGTGCGCTCTAACCAGCTGAGCTACCCCGCCATGGGCTGTCGGGCAGCCCATGTACGGACCACTTCCGACCGACCAGAGCCCCAATAGGGAATCGAACCCTAGACCTTTTCCTTACCATGGAAACGCTCTGCCGACTGAGCTATTGGGGCAGGGCCAAGCCGTGCGCGAAGCGCTGGGCTGACCTTTCGTGCGACCGCGAGACTACACGGTCGACCCGGCAGAGAGGAAATCGGTGCCGCCCGCGCGTCCCCGGTGTGCACCCGGCTCCGGCGCTGCAAGGATGCGTCCATGAGCGACGACCCGGGGACCGAGCCCGGCACTGAGTCCAGCGACCTCGCGGAGGAGGTGGAGATCCGCGCGCCCCGGATCCCCGACGACGCGACCGACGTGCAGATCCACCTCAACCGCTACAGCATCTGGCGGGCGGCTTGGGTCGTCGTTGCCGTCATCGCACTCGCGGCCCTGGCCCGGTTCGTCCTGGCCGATGCGGGCGGGGTCATCTTCACGCTCATCCTCGCCTTCCTCGCCTCGATCGCGATGGAGCCTGCCGTCGCCAGGCTGAGCCAGTCGATGCAGCGGGGCCTGGCGACCGCGATCGTCATGTTCGGCAGCCTCCTTGCCCTGGCAGCCTTCATCTTCGTGTTCGGCCGCCTGCTGTCCGACCAGATCGGCACCTTCGCCGAGTCGGTCCCCGCGCTCGTCGAGGACCTGACGAAGTGGGCGTCCGAGCGCTTCGGCATCGACCTCGACTACCAGAAGCTGCTGGACCGGCTCGGAGTGGGCACCTCGACGCTGACCACCGTGGCCCAGAACCTCGCCGGTGGCGTCCTCGGCTTCCTCCTCTCCGTCGTTGCGGCGGCCTTCAGCACGCTGACGTTCGCCTTCTTCGCCTTCTACTTCTCGGCGGACGGGCCTCGTCTGCGCCGGTGGATCGGACAGCTCGTGCCGCAGCGGCAGCAGGAGGTCTTCGGACTCGCCTGGGACCTGGCGGTGCGCAAGACCGGTGGCTACGTCTCCGCGCGGGTGGTTCTCGCCGCGATCAACGGCGGCCTGACCGCGGCCTTCATGCTCGTCATCGGGATGCCCTACTGGCTCGCCCTCGGCATCTGGACCGGCGTCGTCGCGCAGTTCGTGCCGACGGTCGGCACCTACATCGCCATCGCCCTGCCGGTGGTCATCGGCCTCATCGGCGACCAGCCGTGGCAGGGACTCGCTGTGCTCGCGTTCGCGGTGGTGTACCAGCAGATCGAGAACGTCACCCTGGAGCCGCGGATCTCCGCCTCGGCGGTCAATGTCCATCCGGCGGTGTCGTTCGGGGCGGTCCTCTTCGGCGCGTCGCTCTTCGGGATCGGGGGCGCGTTCGTGGCGGTTCCCGTGGCCGCGCTGCTCCTCGCGCTCTTCGACATCTACTCACACAAGTACGAGCTGGTGCCTGACCTGGCGGAGCTGAAGCCCGGCGAGCGGGAGACCGAGGACAGCTCCGGCGACGAGGACCTCGTGGCGAAGCACCACCGCCTCCGCGGGTTGATGGGGCGGCGCTCGGACTGAGCCGCGTCGGGGCGTCCACGGCGGCTGCCGTATGCCGCTGGGCTGGCTGGCGCTCGGCGGCGAGGTTCCGGAGGTGGGTCGGCCGTCACCGCCTGGGGTCGTGGTCGCTGAGCGCCTCCTCGGCCTGCTCCTGCGCCGCTTGGCGGCGGTCTCGCGCGCCCAGCGCATCCTCCAGCTCTGCCGTGACCTTGGCCAACCGGTCGCGGGCCGTCGCGAGGCGGCGCTCGAGGTCGGCGATGCCCTCGGTCACCTCCTCCTGACGGGCCGTGAGGACCGCGACGTTGCGGTCGGCCTCCCGGGCGGCATCCCGGGCTGCCTTCAGGGCACCCGCGAGCCGGTTGCGCTGAGCCTCCCGCTTCGCCCGGCGGCGCTCCTCCAGGTCGTCGGCCACCGACGACGCATTGGCGTCGGACCGGCCGTCACCCTCGCCGGAGCCCTGGACGACGGTGAGTGCGGGCTCGTCGTCGTCGATGGCGACGGCGTCCTCGATGTCGACCGACCCGAAACCGGAGTAGCTGAGCGCCTTGACGAGCGCGCCGGTGAGGACCTTCTTCTCGGCCTCCTCGTCCGCGATGAGCGCGACCAACGTGTCGTGCACCTCGACGAGCGGCGCGGCGCCGACCGGGTTCCCGGCATCGCGGGCTGCAGCGGCGATCTGGAGGCCGAGCGCGTCGACCCGCCTGGCCCGCTCGCGTCCGAGCGCCCGGAGCTGGTCCGCATCGAGCGTCCGCTGCGCCTCCCTGAGCAGCTCGGCAAAGCTGCGGAACTCAGCCAGCTCGTCGAGGTGAGTGCGCACGAAGTGGTTCAACGCCCAGGCGGCCACCGTGGGTTTGCGCAGTGCGGCGACCTGCTTCGCGAGGTCCTGGTCCCCTGCGGCCCTGGCCTCGTTCGCCAGCCTCCCCCGGAGCGCGGTGAAGTCGCCCGGTGGCACGGCGTAGAGCTGCTGGACCGCGGCGCGCAGGTGGAGGATCACGATCACATTGTGTCGCTCCCGTGGTCGCGCGGCTCGCGGGGCGACGTGGCTGATGCGTCAACGGCGCCACACGGGCGCCACACGTAGGGCGTGGTCGTCGAGACCTTCACCAGTCCGGCTCGCTCGAGGATGGGCCGGGAGAACTCCGTCGAGTCGCTGTTGACGAAGACCTTGCCGAGTGCCACGGCCGACCTGGCCCGCTCGGAGGTCAGGGCCCGGTAGATCCCTCGTCCGCGCCAGTCCGGGCGCGTCGCGCCACCCCAGATCCCCGCGAACGCCGTGCCGGCGACCGGTTCGAGACGGCCGGCGCAGACGATCGCCCCGTCGGCCTCGGCCACCCACAGCTCCATGCCGTCGTCTCGGGTCAGACGGAGCAGGAGTGAGTCGGCCACCCGTTCGGCGTCGGCGTGGGTTTCGCCGAAGACCGCGGCCACCATCGACGTCATCGCCCGCACGTCCGGCGGCTCGGTGATCCGCCGCAGGGTGACTCCCGCAGGCAGCGGCACGTCTGCGAGGAGCCGACGGGCTTCCCCGATCATGATCGACTCCGGCTCCTCCGGCTCGAACCCGGCCGCGACCAGCACCTCCGTCAAGCCGGGTGCGTGGTCGTGCGAGCGTGTCTTCCATTCGACGAGCCGGATCTCCGGCTTCGCCGAGAAGTGCGCCAGGCCGGCCGAAACCAGGCCTTCAACCCCGGCGCGGTCGGCTCCCGCCAGGTCCCGGTAGGTGACGAACCCACGCCCGCCGTGGTAGGTGCCGAGCACCAGCGGTCCGTGACGCGCGACGGACAGTGCGCCGGCCAGCTCCGCGTCCGTGCGCAGCTGGTCGTCGTAGGCGGCGAGCAGGGCGGTGCGGTCGAGGGTCATGGGGTCATCCTGACGACCCCAGCCGCCCCTGCGCGACGCGGTATCGGCCAGCCGTGCGAAAAGAACTGGTCCGACGCCTGCCCGTCGGCGAGGCTGGGTCGGTGATCTGGATCTGTGCGACCTGTGGCGTCGAGACGGCAGACAGTGCGGCACCGCCCGGCACGTGCGCCATCTGCGAGGACGAGAGACAGTGGGTGCCGCCGGAGGGACAGCAGTGGACCACGTTGAGCACCTTGCGCGGCCAGGGGACCCGCATCGTCGTCACGAAGGTCGAGCCCCAGCTCTGGGGCCTGACGGCCGAGCCGACGGTGGGGATCGGGCAGCAGACGATGCTCGTCCGGACACCCGAGGGTTCGCTGCTCTTCGACTGTGTCGGTTTCGTGGACGATGCCTCGGTCGAGTTCGTCCTCGGCCTCGGCCCGGTGCTCGCCGTCGCAGCGAGCCACCCGCACATGTACGGCGTCCAGACCGAGTGGGCCACGGCCCTCGGGGCTCCGGTCATCCTCGCGGACCGGGACCGCGAGTGGGTCCGACGCCCCGACCTGGTGGAGTTCTTCGACGACGCCCGCGAGGTGGGCCCGGGGCTGACTCTCCACCGGGTCGGCGGCCACTTCGCCGGGCAGACGGTCGTCGAGTGGCCCGCCGGCAACGGGGGCCGGGGTGTCCTGCTCGCCGGGGACGCGATCTTCCCCAACCCGGACGGCCGGACGGTCAGCTTCATGCGCAGCTACCCCAACCGTCTGCCGTTGTCCGGCACTGTGGTGCAGCGCATCGCTGCGCAGGTGTCGCTGCTGCACTTCGATCGGCTGTACAACAACTTCGGGGCCGTCGTCGCCAGCGATGCGAAGGCGGTGATCCGGTACTCGGCGGACCGCCACACCGCGTGGGTGCGCGGCGACTACGACCACCTCACCTGACGATCGAAAGAGCAGTTCGTGACACGTCGAGTGTCACCAACTGCTCTCTCGATCAGGGGGTACGAACTGAATTTTCGATTCGGGAAAGTGCGAACTGCTCTCTCGATTGTCGGGGGTAGGAAGTGCTCTTTCGATCAGGGGCGTCGCGGCCACCACATCCGGTCGCCGAGGAGCGCGAACAGCGCGGGCACGAGCAGGGTCCGGACGACGAAGGTGTCGACGAGGACGCCGAGCCCGACGATGAGGCCCATCTGGGCCAGCACCATGAGAGGCAGCACGCCCAGTGCGGCGAAGACTGCAGCGAGGACCACTCCGGCGCTCGTGATCACGGTCCCCGTGGCGCCCACCGCCCGGCGCATCCCCTCGACCGTCCCGACCTCGATGGCCTCCTCCCTCGCCCGGTGGACGAGGAAGATCGTGTAGTCGACACCGAGCGCCACCAGGAACATGAAGGCGAGCAGCGGCACGTTGACGTCCAGCCCGGCGAACCCGAGCGCGGCGCTGCCCACCCACGAGCCGAGACCGATCGCCGCGAGGGCGGAGAGCGCGTTCACCGTGAGCAGGACCAGTGGCCCGACCACCGCACCGAGGAGGGCGACGAGCACGAGCAGGACGATGCCGAGAATCACCGGCACGACGACCCGGAGGTCGCGGTCGGCGAACTCGCGGGTGTCGAGCAGGTCAGCGGCCTCGCCGCCGACCTTCGCCTCGGCACCTGCCACCGAGTGCACCGCTGCCCGCAGCGCACGCACGGTCCGCTCCCCCTCGGTCGTCCCCGGTGCGGCCTCCGCCGTGACCGTCAGCCGAGCGAGACCCCCTGAGGCTCCGGCCGGGTGCACCGACACGACCCCGTCCACCTGCCCGGCGACCCCGGCCACCCGGTCGATGGCGGCCTCGTCGGCGATGACGACGAGCGGCGCCGACTCGCCGGACGGGAAGTGGAGGGCGAGGCGCTCGGCGCCGACCTGTGACTCCGTGGCGACGCGGAACTTCTCCGTGGGGGCCAGGCCGACCCTGGTGCCGAACAACGAGGACGCCAGGACGGCGAGGAGCCCGAGGACGACCAGGGTCGTGAGCACCGGTCTGCGCATCGACCGTCCGGCCACCCGACCCCAGAGCGACGGCCCCGGCGCCGGCGCGCCGGGCTGCGGGACGAACGGCCAGAACACTCCCCGGCCCGTGACGGCGAGCGCCGCGGGCAGCACGACGAGGCCGAAGGCGAGCGCCACGAGCAGGCCGATCGCAGCGGCCACTCCCAGCCCGGCGGTCGAGGGCAGTGCGGCGAGCAGCAGTGCGAGGAGGCTGAGGACGACCGTGACGTTGCTCGCGACGACGGCGCCGGCCGTCGAGCACCAGGCCCTGCGCAGGGCCACCCGATGGTCGACCTGGTGCCGCAACTCCTCGCGGTAGCGCGAGATGAGGAGCAGGGCGTAGTTCGTGCCGGCGCCGACGACGAGGACGCTGATGATCCCGGCATCGAACCTCAGGTCCCAGATCTCACCGGCCTGAGCCGCGAGGACCGCCGCGACCTGGTCGGCCAGGGCCACGACGGTGAGCGGCACGAGCCAGAGCGTCGGGGACCGGTAGGTGAGAAGCAGGAGGAGCACCACGGCGGCGATCGTCACGAGGAGCAACGTGAGGTCCGCACCGTCGAACGCGGACGCCACGTCCGCGCCCAGGGCGGGGCCACCGGTGACATGCACCTCCAGGCCCGCGGGTGGCCCGGCCGCCGCCTGTCGCAGCGCGGCGATGGTCACGGCGATCTGGCCGTTCGTGCGGTCGACGTCGACGGGGACCGGGAGCAGAGCGGCACGACCGTCCTCCGCGACGGTCGGCGGCAGACGCGGCGCACCAACCGACGCGCTGATCGTCGGCGCCTGGGCACGGAGCGCCGACACGTCCGCCGGCGTCAGCGGGCCACCGTCCGCGCGAGTCCACAGCACCAGGGCGGGCGCCTGGTCGCCACTGGCGAAGTGGGTCTGCAGGTCCGCGACCTCGCGGGCCTCGGCGCTCGCCGGGAGGGCGCCGGCGGCGCCGCCTCCGACGGGCGGCTCGGTGCGCAGCCCGCCGATGATCCCGGCCGCCACGACCAGCGCAATGAGGAGCGTCGCCCAGGCCCCACGTCGGGAGGTGAGGCGGGAGATCAGGCCGGTCCAGCCGCCGGTTGGGGCGCTGGCGGCGGCGCGGGGGGCGACTGGAGCGGGTGGAGGAGTGCTGGACGAGGAGGTGCGTGTCAGGCTCATGCCTTCACTCTGGGCGCGGTTCGGAGGGATTCCCCTCCATCGAAAGGTGGAACCGATGCGACCGTCCGACGGTCGGTCGATATGTCGTGCAACACCCTTTTGCCGTTCTGGCCCCGTTTCGCGCACCCGGGAGTAGCGTCGGGGAGCACGGGCGCCTCGCAGACTGCGCGCCCACCACAAGGGGAGGAACACCATGCGAAAATCCATGGCCGCGCGTCGAGCGACCTCAGCGACCGTCGTCGGCGTCCTGGCCGTCGCCGGCCTCGGCCTGGCCGCGTCGTCGAGCGCCGCGGAGACGTCCGTCGAGAAGGTCCGGGCGAGTGACATCAGCGCCTGGGACGCGGCGGGCACCGATCCCGTGCCGACCGGCTGGTTCGCACAGGCCGACGACCAGATCGGCGACGGAGCATACGCGCTCGTGGAGTCCTCGGAGGGCGGCGACGGCGACGGCAACCTGCGCCTGACGACCCCGGCGGGCACCGACAAGGCCACCCTCAAGAAGCTGGCTCCCGCCGGGACCGCGCTCGCCGACGTGGCGTCCGGCAGCTACCAGGTCAAGACCACGACCGGGGCTGCACCGGCGTACCAGATCGTCATCGACTGCAACGGCGGGACCTTCGCCGACAGCGGCTTCTCGACCCTCAACCACATCCCGACGCAGGCACCGGCCGACGGCTGGAAGACCTGGGACACCGTCTCCGGCGGCGCCGCGACGTACTGGTCGACCTGGAACATCCTCGACGACGGCACGACCAGCGGCGCGACGGTGCCGGAGGGGAAGACCGTCGCCATCCCGCGCTTCGAGCCCAGGCCGCTGTCGGCCTTCCAGACAGCCTGCGCGGACGGTCTGGCCGTGACGTACGGCGTGAGCGTCGGCCGCGACGAGGCACACGTCGCCGACGTCGACCACGTCGCCTTCAACGGCTCGGAGACCAACTTCCAGGTCGTCACGGTGGAGCGCTTCGCTGGTTCGGACCGGGTCGCCACGGCAGTCGAGGCCTCGCAGGGACTCTTCCCCGACAAGGGTGACCCGGACGCCGCGCACGCCGCGGTCGTGGCCACGGCCAAGGACTTCGCCGACGGGCTCGCCGGCGGGCCACTCGCCGTCGCCGCCGACGGACCGCTGCTGCTCACCAACGCGTCCTTCCTCGACGGCCGGGTCGCCACGGAGCTGCAGCGCCTCCTGGCGGCTGGGTCGCCGGTCTACGTCCTGGGCGGGACCAACGCGCTCAGCGACGAGGTCGAGGCCGGCATCGCCGCTCTGGGGTTCGAGCCGATCCGTCTCGCCGGCGCCACGCGGTTCTCCACCGCCGTGGAGATCGCCAACGAGATCGGCACCCCGGACGCCATCTTCCTCACCTCCGGCACGAACTTCCCCGATGCCCTGAGCGCCAGCCCAGCGGCAGTCCGGGCCGGCGGCGTCCTCCTCCTCACCAGGGACACTGCGATGACGGCCGAGACGCTGGCCTACCTGTCCGAGCACTCGTCGGCAACGCGCTTCGCCATCGGCGGGCCCGCCGCCCAGGCAGCGGGTGCCCTGGTCAGCTCGGCGAACCGCATCGTCGGTGTCAACCGCTTCGACACTGCGGTGCGGACCGCGCAGCGCTTCTTCACGGGCAGCGCGGTCGTCACCTTCGCCTCGGGTCGCGCCTTCCCGGACGCCTTGGGGGGCGGGGCCTTCGCCGGCTTCGTCGACGCGCCGATGCTCCTGGTCGAGCCGAGCTCGGTGCCTGCGGTCCTCGCCGCCTACCTTGACGGGCAGCGCCTCTCGATCGACGGTGCGGCGCTCTTCGGAGGAACCGCAGCCGTGTCCACCTCCGTCGAGAACGCCCTGACGGCAGCGTTGAACTGAACGACGGTCGTGCCGGTCGGTGCTCTCGAGCGCCGGCCGGCACTGCTGTGCCCACAGTCGGGTCGCCAGCGTGCCAGGTCAGCGGCCAGCGGCCACCTGGTCCGTCAACGCGGCCCTCGCGCCGACCATCGCCGGTCCGTACCAGGTGAGGAGCCGCCCGCTGCACAGGGCGGTCGCGGTCCGGGTGAAGGCCTCGGGCCCGTCATCGGACGTGAAGACGTAGGGCTCATCGGGCAGGAGCACGATGTCGATCTCCGACCGGTCGAGTTCGGCCAGCTCGACGTGCGGGTACCGGTCGCCGCCTCCGTCGAAGACGTTCCGCCAGCCGAGCCGGGCGACGAGGTCCCCGGTGTAGGTGTTGCTGCCGACCACCATCCACGGGTCGCGCCAGATCGCGATCGCCACGTCGAGCCGGGGCTCGGGCACGGGGCCGGACCACTCCTCCCGGGCCGCGCGCAGCCAGTCGGGGACTCCCGTCCGCAGCACGCCGGCGAACAGCCGCTCGAGCGAGTCGAGGGCACCTGGGATCGTCACGATGTCCGTGACGTAGACCGGGACGCCGCTCTCCCGGAGGCGGCGGACGTCGATCTCGCGGTTCTCCTCCTTGTTGGCGAGAACGAGGTCGGGCTGGAGCGCCCGGATCGCCGTGAGGTCCGGGTTCTTCGTCCCGCGGACCCGCGGCACGTCGAGGTCCGAGGGATGCGTGCACCAGTCCGTCGCCCCCACGAGCAGGTCCGGCGCAGAGACCGCGACCGCCTCGGTGATGGAGGGGACGAGCGAGACGAGGCGCCTCAGGCTGGAAGCCAGCTCAGCGGCATACCCCAGGTCGTCGAGGACGGTACGAGAGCTCACCATGCGGGCCTTTCGGGGGGCACTCGGGGGGCGCAGGCCGCCTGCGGCCGTGAGCCCCCGAGCGTTCATACGTTGCGGCGGTACTGGCCACCGACCTCGAAGAAGGCCTCGGTCACCTGCTGGAGCGAACACACCCGGGCCGCCCGCATGAGCACGTCGAAGACGTTTCCGCCCTCGATGGCCACCTGCCTGAGCTCTTCGAGCGCCACCTTCGCCTCGTCCGCGTGGGCCTGCTGGAAGGCGCGCACCCGGGCGAGCTGGCTCTGCTTCTCCTCCTCCGTGCCGCGGGCCAGCTCGATCGTCTTCGGCTCCTCGTCGTCGGCGTGCGGGTTGCGGAAGGTGTTGACGCCGATGATCGGCAGGGAGCCGTCGTGCTTGCGGTGCTCGTAGAGCATCGACTCGTCCTGGATCCGGCCCCGCTGGTAGCCGGTCTCCATCGCCCCGAGGACGCCGCCACGCTCGGTGATCTTGTCGAACTCCCGCAGCACCGCCGCCTCGACGAGGTCAGTCAGCTCGTCGACGATGAACGAGCCCTGGAGCGGGTTCTCGTTGATCGCCAGGCCCCACTCACGGTTGATGATGAGCTGGATCGCGAGCGCCCGGCGAACCGAGTCCTCGGTCGGGGTCGTGACCGCCTCGTCGTAGGCGTTGGTGTGCAGCGAGTTGGCGTTGTCGTAGATCGCACACAGGGCCTGCAGCGTCGTGCGGATGTCGTTGAACTGCATCTCCTGCGCGTGCAGCGACCGACCCGACGTCTGGACGTGGTACTTCAGCTTCTGCGAACGGTCGTTGGCGCCGTACTTCTCCTTCATCGCCACGGCCCAGATCCGCCGGGCGACCCGGCCGAGCACGGTGTACTCGGGGTCCATGCCGTTGCTGAAGAAGAAGGACAGGTTGGGGGCGAAGTCGTCGATGCTCATCCCGCGCGCGAGGTAGCTCTCGACGTAGGTGAAGCCGTTGGCCAGGGTGAAGGCGAGCTGGCTGATCGGGTTCGCGCCCGCCTCGGCGATGTGGTAGCCGGAGATCGACACCGAGTAGAAGTTGCGCACGTGGTGCTCGATGAACCACTGCTGGATGTCGGCCATCATCTTCAGCGAGAACTCGGTGCTGAAGATGCAGGTGTTCTGCCCCTGGTCCTCCTTGAGGATGTCGGCCTGCACGGTGCCGCGGACGTTGGCGAGGGCGAAGGCGCGGATCTCCTCCGTCTCGGCGCCGCTCGGCTCCCGACCCTCCCGCTCGCGGAACCTGTCGAGCTGCTGGTCGATGGCCGTGTTGAGGAAGAACGCGAGGATCGTCGGGGCGGGGCCGTTGATCGTCATCGAGACCGACGTGGTGGGCGACACGAGGTCGAAGCCGTCGTAGAGCGCCTTCATGTCGTCGAGGGTCGCGATGGAGACGCCCGACGTGCCGACCTTGCCGTAGACGTCGGGCCGCGGGTCGGGGTCGCGACCGTAGAGCGTCACCGAGTCGAACGCCGTGGACAGGCGCGTCGCCGGCTGGCCCTCCGAGAGCAGCTTGAACCGGCGGTTCGTCCGGAACGGATCGCCCTCGCCGGCGAACATCCGTGCCGGGTCCTCCCCCTCGCGCTTGAACGGG is a genomic window containing:
- a CDS encoding helical backbone metal receptor, which translates into the protein MVSSRTVLDDLGYAAELASSLRRLVSLVPSITEAVAVSAPDLLVGATDWCTHPSDLDVPRVRGTKNPDLTAIRALQPDLVLANKEENREIDVRRLRESGVPVYVTDIVTIPGALDSLERLFAGVLRTGVPDWLRAAREEWSGPVPEPRLDVAIAIWRDPWMVVGSNTYTGDLVARLGWRNVFDGGGDRYPHVELAELDRSEIDIVLLPDEPYVFTSDDGPEAFTRTATALCSGRLLTWYGPAMVGARAALTDQVAAGR
- a CDS encoding MBL fold metallo-hydrolase gives rise to the protein MIWICATCGVETADSAAPPGTCAICEDERQWVPPEGQQWTTLSTLRGQGTRIVVTKVEPQLWGLTAEPTVGIGQQTMLVRTPEGSLLFDCVGFVDDASVEFVLGLGPVLAVAASHPHMYGVQTEWATALGAPVILADRDREWVRRPDLVEFFDDAREVGPGLTLHRVGGHFAGQTVVEWPAGNGGRGVLLAGDAIFPNPDGRTVSFMRSYPNRLPLSGTVVQRIAAQVSLLHFDRLYNNFGAVVASDAKAVIRYSADRHTAWVRGDYDHLT
- the rpmG gene encoding 50S ribosomal protein L33, which encodes MASKSTDVRPKITMACADCKHRNYITKKNRRNNPDRLAFNKFCPNCGKHTEHRETR
- a CDS encoding MMPL family transporter, whose amino-acid sequence is MSLTRTSSSSTPPPAPVAPRAAASAPTGGWTGLISRLTSRRGAWATLLIALVVAAGIIGGLRTEPPVGGGAAGALPASAEAREVADLQTHFASGDQAPALVLWTRADGGPLTPADVSALRAQAPTISASVGAPRLPPTVAEDGRAALLPVPVDVDRTNGQIAVTIAALRQAAAGPPAGLEVHVTGGPALGADVASAFDGADLTLLLVTIAAVVLLLLLTYRSPTLWLVPLTVVALADQVAAVLAAQAGEIWDLRFDAGIISVLVVGAGTNYALLLISRYREELRHQVDHRVALRRAWCSTAGAVVASNVTVVLSLLALLLAALPSTAGLGVAAAIGLLVALAFGLVVLPAALAVTGRGVFWPFVPQPGAPAPGPSLWGRVAGRSMRRPVLTTLVVLGLLAVLASSLFGTRVGLAPTEKFRVATESQVGAERLALHFPSGESAPLVVIADEAAIDRVAGVAGQVDGVVSVHPAGASGGLARLTVTAEAAPGTTEGERTVRALRAAVHSVAGAEAKVGGEAADLLDTREFADRDLRVVVPVILGIVLLVLVALLGAVVGPLVLLTVNALSALAAIGLGSWVGSAALGFAGLDVNVPLLAFMFLVALGVDYTIFLVHRAREEAIEVGTVEGMRRAVGATGTVITSAGVVLAAVFAALGVLPLMVLAQMGLIVGLGVLVDTFVVRTLLVPALFALLGDRMWWPRRP
- a CDS encoding AI-2E family transporter, translated to MSDDPGTEPGTESSDLAEEVEIRAPRIPDDATDVQIHLNRYSIWRAAWVVVAVIALAALARFVLADAGGVIFTLILAFLASIAMEPAVARLSQSMQRGLATAIVMFGSLLALAAFIFVFGRLLSDQIGTFAESVPALVEDLTKWASERFGIDLDYQKLLDRLGVGTSTLTTVAQNLAGGVLGFLLSVVAAAFSTLTFAFFAFYFSADGPRLRRWIGQLVPQRQQEVFGLAWDLAVRKTGGYVSARVVLAAINGGLTAAFMLVIGMPYWLALGIWTGVVAQFVPTVGTYIAIALPVVIGLIGDQPWQGLAVLAFAVVYQQIENVTLEPRISASAVNVHPAVSFGAVLFGASLFGIGGAFVAVPVAALLLALFDIYSHKYELVPDLAELKPGERETEDSSGDEDLVAKHHRLRGLMGRRSD
- a CDS encoding cell wall-binding repeat-containing protein, with the protein product MAARRATSATVVGVLAVAGLGLAASSSAAETSVEKVRASDISAWDAAGTDPVPTGWFAQADDQIGDGAYALVESSEGGDGDGNLRLTTPAGTDKATLKKLAPAGTALADVASGSYQVKTTTGAAPAYQIVIDCNGGTFADSGFSTLNHIPTQAPADGWKTWDTVSGGAATYWSTWNILDDGTTSGATVPEGKTVAIPRFEPRPLSAFQTACADGLAVTYGVSVGRDEAHVADVDHVAFNGSETNFQVVTVERFAGSDRVATAVEASQGLFPDKGDPDAAHAAVVATAKDFADGLAGGPLAVAADGPLLLTNASFLDGRVATELQRLLAAGSPVYVLGGTNALSDEVEAGIAALGFEPIRLAGATRFSTAVEIANEIGTPDAIFLTSGTNFPDALSASPAAVRAGGVLLLTRDTAMTAETLAYLSEHSSATRFAIGGPAAQAAGALVSSANRIVGVNRFDTAVRTAQRFFTGSAVVTFASGRAFPDALGGGAFAGFVDAPMLLVEPSSVPAVLAAYLDGQRLSIDGAALFGGTAAVSTSVENALTAALN
- a CDS encoding GNAT family N-acetyltransferase, whose product is MTLDRTALLAAYDDQLRTDAELAGALSVARHGPLVLGTYHGGRGFVTYRDLAGADRAGVEGLVSAGLAHFSAKPEIRLVEWKTRSHDHAPGLTEVLVAAGFEPEEPESIMIGEARRLLADVPLPAGVTLRRITEPPDVRAMTSMVAAVFGETHADAERVADSLLLRLTRDDGMELWVAEADGAIVCAGRLEPVAGTAFAGIWGGATRPDWRGRGIYRALTSERARSAVALGKVFVNSDSTEFSRPILERAGLVKVSTTTPYVWRPCGAVDASATSPREPRDHGSDTM